In Oryza sativa Japonica Group chromosome 3, ASM3414082v1, one DNA window encodes the following:
- the LOC4332378 gene encoding proline-rich receptor-like protein kinase PERK1: MWARFWYSKPAERARPAAFVPPPPPPTPPQYVPPEEPSAFAKLYAVAGDVVGRAKALLTTGGPVTPSDDGQRVRRALAQLTAPPSDPAPAAPQKDSSSGLSSTAVVWIIVAAGVVGAVLALCVLTLWIRRCRRQRRRRRQAQPFPLPPPIYNPNPYYKGDLPPQPFVAQQPPSDHYFIQHQHPTPPQTSGTFSDAGSERPHSIDILTELPTGGSLSYDQLAAATDGFSPDNVIGQGGFGCVYRGTLQDGTEVAIKKLKTESKQGDREFRAEVEIITRVHHRNLVSLVGFCISGNERLLVYEFVPNKTLDTHLHGNKGPPLDWQQRWKIAVGSARGLAYLHDDCSPKIIHRDVKASNILLDHDFEPKVADFGLAKYQPGNHTHVSTRIMGTFGYIAPEFLSSGKLTDKADVFAFGVVLLELITGRLPVQSSESYMDSTLVAWAKPLLSEATEEGNFDILVDPDIGDDYDENIMMRMIECAAAAVRQSAHLRPSMVQILKHLQGETHGEDLNSIFRITYAEDTYSSIMESGESIGPRSRRAPRSQRNTSSDYSSEQALTDKANRSPAKGR, from the exons ATGTGGGCGCGCTTCTGGTATTCCAAGCCGgccgagagggcgcggccggcggcgttcgtgcccccgccgccaccgccgacgccgcctcagTACGTGCCTCCCGAAGAGCCGTCGGCCTTCGCGAAGCTCTACGCCGTCGCTGGCGACGTGGTCGGCCGCGCCAAGGCTCTCCTGACCACCGGTGGACCTGTCACGCCCTCCGACGACGGGCAGAGAGTCCGCCGTGCCTTGGCCCAGCTCACGGCCCCGCCTTCCGACCCGGCGCCCGCGGCACCGCAGAAGGACTCGAGCTCGGGCTTGAGCTCTACGGCGGTGGTCTGGATCATAGtggcggccggcgtcgtcggggCGGTTTTGGCTCTGTGCGTGCTCACGCTTTGGATCCGTCGATGCCGGCGGcagcgcaggcggcggcggcaggcccaGCCTTTTCCGCTACCACCGCCAATATACAACCCCAACCCCTACTACAAAG GTGACCTTCCGCCGCAGCCATTCGTTGCGCAGCAACCGCCGTCGGACCACTACTTCATTCAGCACCAGcacccgacgccgccgcagACCAGCGGCACGTTCTCCGACGCCGGCTCCGAGCGCCCGCACTCCATCGACATCCTCACCGAGCTGCCCACCGGCGGCTCGCTCTCGTACGACCAGCTGGCCGCCGCGACGGACGGGTTCTCTCCCGACAACGTCATCGGGCAGGGCGGCTTCGGGTGCGTGTACAGGGGGACGCTGCAGGATGGCACCGAGGTGGCGATCAAGAAGCTCAAGACGGAGAGCAAGCAGGGCGACCGCGAGTTCCGCGCCGAGGTGGAGATCATCACTCGCGTGCACCACAGGAACCTCGTCTCGCTCGTGGGGTTCTGCATCTCCGGCAACGAGAGGCTGCTGGTTTACGAGTTTGTCCCCAACAAGACGCTCGACACGCATTTACACG GGAACAAGGGGCCACCTCTGGATTGGCAGCAAAGATGGAAAATCGCTGTGGGGTCTGCAAGGGGTTTGGCCTATCTACACGATGACT GTTCTCCTAAAATTATACATCGTGATGTCAAGGCATCCAATATTCTGCTGGATCATGATTTTGAGCCCAAG GTTGCAGATTTTGGTCTAGCAAAGTATCAACCAGGAAACCACACTCACGTTTCCACAAGAATAATGGGCACATTTGG GTACATAGCTCCAGAGTTTTTGTCTAGCGGGAAACTTACTGACAAAGCCGATGTCTTTGCTTTTGGTGTCGTCCTCTTGGAACTGATAACTGGAAGGCTGCCGGTTCAGTCATCTGAGTCTTACATGGATAGCACGTTAGTTGCTTGG GCGAAACCCTTGCTTTCCGAAGCTACGGAGGAAGGCAACTTTGATATCCTTGTTGATCCAGATATTGGAGATGATTATGATGAAAACATAATGATGCGAATGATCGAgtgtgccgccgctgccgtgcgcCAATCAGCACATCTGCGTCCATCCATGGTTCAG ATCCTGAAGCACTTGCAAGGAGAAACGCACGGAGAAGATCTAAACTCTATATTTAGGATAACGTACGCAGAAGATACATACAGTTCCATCATGGAATCCGGTGAGTCCATCGGGCCACGATCACGAAGGGCGCCGCGGAGTCAGAGAAACACTAGCAGCGATTACAGCAGTGAACAAGCTCTTACAGACAAAGCCAACCGAAGCCCCGCTAAGGGCAGGTGA
- the LOC9266276 gene encoding lysine-rich arabinogalactan protein 19 yields the protein MEEVTSDAAAAKEEETGGRRPPPASHRASHRRRHCSPASAPPPATTPPAATARPPQLPPSHAPRRRQIRGGGRRWRRRWSRRPLPVASSSAAALHEVVEPAKPAAAAARPPPPLLARRHHSPAPALPPAAVPPTVARATSVGKERGGGGGGGAAARSLLPPRRRQRHTRSLSRQSPAWSLSASSAQTALMLAITTNDDAFLLSDELIFT from the coding sequence ATGGAGGAGGTCACctccgacgccgcggcggcgaaggaggaggagacagggggccgccggccaccgccagccagccaccgcgcctcccaccgtcgccgccactgcTCGCCCGCCTCAGCTCCGCCGCCAGCCACAACtccacccgccgccaccgctcgcccgCCCCAGCTCCCACCGTCGCacgcgccacgccgtcgccaaaTCCGCGGGGGAggaaggcggtggaggaggaggtggagccgccgcccgctcccggttgcctcctcgtcggcggcggcgctgcatgAGGTCGTTGAGCCGGCAaagcctgccgccgccgccgctcgtccaccgccgccactgcttgcccgccgccaccactcgcCTGCCCCAGCTCTGCCGCCAGCCGCCGTGCCTCCCACCGTCGCACGCGCCACATCCGTGGGGAAGGaacgcggtggaggaggaggaggaggagccgccgcccgctccctgTTGCCACCTCGTCGGCGGCAGCGCCACACGAGGTCGTTGAGCCGGCAAAGCCCCGCCTGGTCCTTGAGCGCCTCCTCCGCGCAGACCGCGCTCATGCTCGCCATCACCACGAATGACGACGCCTTCTTGCTCAGCGACGAGCTCATCTTCACCTAA